TACCCTCTGTCACTATATTAGCTATCACTGGGCAAAAGGGAAGCTTTGGACAGGCATGTTTACCTGCCTTTTTCGGATTCCTTTAAGAAATTTGACTTTAAGAAAATATCCCCCCGATAAAGAGTATACTCCAGCTGACCTAATTGCAAAAGAATATGCCGGCAAAGTTGATCGCAGGGTGATTGAAGCCTGTATAAACGAACCCTCTTTTCTACAAAATACCCTTCTTATTCTAGATGGTTATGATGAGCTTCCAGCAGATGCTCAAGCAAGCACAAGCTTATTAGCTACAGCTTTTGAGCAGCTAAAAGAGTTATTTCCCCACGTTATTATTACCTCAAGACCTGGAAGCTGCTCTTTTGACCGCTCATGTGAGTTAAAGCTTTTAGGCTTTGATAAAGAGGGGATTAAGCGTTATGTTGGCAGATTTTTCAAACATGCTCAAGCCAAAGAGAAAAAACAGAAGCTTAACCGTCTATTAAATACTTCTCCTCAGGTACTAAGTCTGGTGCAAATTCCGATTAACCTAACGCTTCTCTGCTGTCTCTTTCATGAAGATACACAGGTTTTTGATACTAAGCAACCTATTACGATGAGTGCTATTTATGTACGGATAGTTAACTGGGTATATAAATGGTTTCTTTTGAGAAGAATTGATCAAGGACAATCCAGACAAACTAAAGAGCAAATTTTAGTCGAGAAAAATCTACGCCAAAATCCAGAAGTAGCCAATATTGCCACCGTTTTTGAAGAAATGGCCGCTTTTGCTATGAAAAACGACACCCTTTATTTAAGCAAGCCAGAAATCGAAGACTTTAAGGGCAACAAAATCTTATCCAATGAGCTTACAGATTGCGGGCTCATGAGCATCCCTGAAGCAGACATTGAGGCTGAAGAAAAGGGATATTTTATACACTTAACCTTCCAAGAGTTTTTAACCGCTTCAAAAGTTGCCAATCAATACCTTAAAGGAGAAAGGCAAGCATGCCAAGAATTTGTGCGAAAGTATAAGTTTGAACCTCGCTACGCTCTCGTTTTGCGTATGATGGCTGGTAGCCTCTCTCTTGCTGCCTCAACTAATCGTCGCTATGCGGATGCACTTCAGCCTTTTTTTGACGATCTTTTTGCTGCACCGCAAGATTTAGCTGTCAGAAACGAAATTAATTTAATTGCCGAGTGTTTTGAGGAGTGCCAAGATCCTAGAGTAGTGAAGCAGTACGATGGTTTTATTGAGCTTGTAAAAGACTATATTAAGTCTATCTGTTTACTAGGCTTAGGCTTTGAACGATTGCTAAGAAATAAAAATCTCCTTAACCATCCCGAGATAGTGCGCACTATCACAGAATTGTTATCCGACCCACAGATAAGAGAAAATACGCTAAACATCTTAATAAGCATTGTAAGACTAAGCTTAGCTTCAGAAATGGTAAGATTGGTGGTTGAGGTACTTAAGGATTCTAAAAAAGATTCTAATGCTAAAAGGCTTGCTACCTTGGCTTTGGAAGAAGTAGCAAGGAAAGGAGGTGAGCTCCCGAAAGATGCGCTAGCTGCTCTCATCCAAGCCCTCAAAGAAAGCAATATAGAGACTAAAGGCCATGCTGCTAGTGCACTAGGAGCAATAGCACAACAAGGAGGCGAGCTTTCGAAAGAAGCCCTAACTGCTCTCATCCAAGCTCTCAAAGCAGACGATAGTGAGGCTAAAGATTATGCTGCTAGGGCACTAGGAGCAATAACACAACAAGGAGATGAGCTTTCAAAAGAAGCGCTAGCTGCTCTCATCCAAGCCTTCAAAGAAGGCGATATAAAGACTAAAGGTTATGCTGCTAGTGTACTAGGAGTAATAGCAAAACAAGGAGGTGAGCTTTCGAGAGAAGTGCTAGACGTTCTCATTAAAACTCTCAAAGAAGGTGATGGTGGGACTAAAGTTTTTGCTGTTGGTGTCCTAAGAGAAATAGCAAAACAAGGAGGTGAGCTTTCGAAAGAAGCGCTAGCCATTCTCATTCAAATGCTCAAAGAAAAGGAAAAGGCATTTTTGGCTGCTAATGCCCTGGAAGTAATAGTAAAGCAAGGAGGTGAGCTTTCGAAAGAAGCCCTAACTGCTCTCATCCAAGCTCTCAAAGAAGGGGCTGATTGGGCTAAACGTTTTGTTGCTAGAGCGCTAGAAGCAATAGCAAAGCAAGGGGATGAGCTTCCGAAAGAAGCTCTAGTCGCTTTCATCCAAGCGCTCAAAGAGGGCGATGATTGGACTAAGCGTTCTGCTGCTAATGCCCTAAAAGTAATAGCAAAACAAGGGAGCGAGCTTCCGAAAGAAGCTTTAGCGGCTTTCGCCCAAGTGCTCAAAGAAGGCGATGATTGGACTAAAGGTTCTGTTGCTAATGCTCTAGAAGCAATAGCAAAACAAGGAGGTGAGCTTCCGAAAGAGGCTTTAGCCGCTTTTATCCAAGCGTTAAAAGAAGGCGATGATTGGACTAAAGGTTATGCTATTCGGGCCCTAGAAGCAATAGCAAAACAAGGAGGTGGGCTTCCGAAAGAAGCGTTAGCCGCTTTTATCCAAGCGTTAAAAGAAGGCGATAGTGAGGCTAAAAATTGGGCTGCTCGTATTCTAGTAGAAATAGCAAAACGGGGAGATGAGCTTTCGAAGGAAGCGTTAGCCATTCTCATCCAAGTGTTCAAGGCAGGCGACGCTCAGGCTAAAGATTATGCTGCTAGTTCCCTAGAAGTAATAGCAAAACAAGGAGGTGAGCTTTCGAAAGAAGCGTTAGCGGCTTTTATCCAAGTGCTCAAAGAAGGCGATGATTGGACTAAAGGTTATGCTATTCGGGCCCTAGAAGCAATAGCAAAACAAGGAGGTGGGCTTCCGAAAGAAGCGTTAGCCGCTTTTATTCAAGCGTTAAAAGAAGGCGATAGTGAGGCTAAAAATTGGGCTGCTCGTATTCTAGTAGAAATAGCAAAACGGGGAGATGAGCTTTCGAAGGAAGCGTTAGCCATTCTCATCCAAGTGTTCAAGGCAGGCGACGCTCAGGCTAAAGATTATGCTGCTAGTTCCCTAGAAGTAATAGCAAAACAAGGAGGTGAGCTTTCGAAGGAAGCGCTAGCTGCTCTCATCCAAGCCCTCAAAGAAGGCGATGATTTGGCTAAATGTTCTTCTGCTAATGCACTAGAAGCAATAGCAAAACAAGGAGGTGAGCTTCCGAAAGAAGCGTTAGCTGCTCTCATCCAAGCTCTCAAAGAAGGCACTAGCAGGATTGAGGGTTATCCTGCCAGCGTCCTAAGAATAGTTGCACAACAAGGAGGTGAGCTTCCGAAAGAGGTGCTAGCCGCTCTCATCTATACCCTCAAAGAAGGCGATGATTTGACTAAATGTTCTTCTGCTAATGCACTAGAAGCAATAGCAAAACAAGGAAGTGAGCTTCCGAAAGAAGCTCTAGCTGCTCTCATCCATGCCCTCAAAAAGGGCGATAGTAGGATCAAAGATTCTGCTGCTCGCGTTCTAGGAACAATACTAAAACAAGGAGGTGAGCTTTCGAAAGAAGCTCTACCTGCTCTCATCCAAGCCCTCAAAGAGGGCGATAGTAGGATCAAAGATTCTGTTGCTCGCGTTCTAGGAACAATACTAAAACAAGGAGGTGAGCTTCCGAAAGAGGCTCTAGTTGCTCTCATCCAAGCCCTCAAAGAGGGCGATAGTAGGATCAAAGATTCTGTTGCTCGCGTTCTAGGAACAATACTAAAACAAGGAGGTGAGCTTCCGAAAGAGGCTCTAGTTGCTCTCATCCAAGCCCTCAAAGAGGGCGATAGTAGGATCAAAGATTCTGTTGCTCGCGTTCTAGGAACAATACTAAAACAAGGAGGTGAGCTTCCGAAAGAAGCTCTAGTTGCTCTCATCCAAGCTCTCAAAGCAGGCAATAATAGGGCTAAAGACTTTGCTGTTCGTGCCTTAGTAGCAATAGCAAAACAAGGAGGTGAGCTTTCGAAAGAAGCATTAACCGCTCTCATCCAAGCTCACAAAGAAGGTGATGATTTGATTAAAGATTCTGTTGTTCATGCCCTCAAAGCAATAATAAAGCAAGGAGGAGGGCTTTCGAAAGAAGCACTAGCTGCTTTCGTCCAAGCGCTCAAAGAAGGCGATGATTGGACTAAACATTCTTCTGCTAATGCCCTAGAAGCGGTAGCAAAGCAAGGGGGAGAGCTTTCGAAGGAAGCGTTAGCTGCTCTTATCCAAGCTCTCAAAGAGAGCGATGATTGGACTAAAGGTTCTGTTGCTCGTATCCTAGTAGAAATAGTAACATCAGGAGGTGAGCTTTCGAAAGAAGCATTAATCGCTCTCATCCAAGCGCTCAAAGAAGGCTATAGTTATGGCGTTGCAATGGCTCTAAAAAAAATTGATAAAAATGCATTATTAAAAATGAGTAGTGAGGCATTTACTTTAATCGCTGAAATTTGTTTCTTTACTGAGAGCACCTTTTCAGTTAGAGATCAAAAATTTCAAATTTCTGATAAAAGAATAAC
This genomic interval from Parachlamydia sp. AcF125 contains the following:
- a CDS encoding HEAT repeat domain-containing protein, yielding MIMQVNPFIQYQGAVLPTRLAVGELNKRFKDLLQRKCPSCIKDLIAQGHKFLKEAEEEAALHGLFYLATAYELHCTLEIKEYQFDRQALDKGLDRLERSLKEGETLLHYFVAQENLSIFIYLFSQRPSIKSQLNDLAGELIEETPLHAAAKTGAISLVKFLLAQGADFKKLDSFQNNVLHHACQSEKDCIDIVKILLQYDYTLIEAKNSKGQLPLHLAASTGNEKIFEYLLGQITNKLQLDQQDREGNTPLHLVIMGWGEPPVKAEGSYCKITQALVKKGANLNILNHKKKTALALIFENEAIIQALVQANLSSQMLVSSLRNYYLSQETLSIFRIKAQQKWELKVPLEEIYVRLGVIENKERKTQDQALNECSECLQYTLIPSFKIIFKPKKEVEIEKLFELESLEKKARKRIFIQGAAGIGKSTLCHYISYHWAKGKLWTGMFTCLFRIPLRNLTLRKYPPDKEYTPADLIAKEYAGKVDRRVIEACINEPSFLQNTLLILDGYDELPADAQASTSLLATAFEQLKELFPHVIITSRPGSCSFDRSCELKLLGFDKEGIKRYVGRFFKHAQAKEKKQKLNRLLNTSPQVLSLVQIPINLTLLCCLFHEDTQVFDTKQPITMSAIYVRIVNWVYKWFLLRRIDQGQSRQTKEQILVEKNLRQNPEVANIATVFEEMAAFAMKNDTLYLSKPEIEDFKGNKILSNELTDCGLMSIPEADIEAEEKGYFIHLTFQEFLTASKVANQYLKGERQACQEFVRKYKFEPRYALVLRMMAGSLSLAASTNRRYADALQPFFDDLFAAPQDLAVRNEINLIAECFEECQDPRVVKQYDGFIELVKDYIKSICLLGLGFERLLRNKNLLNHPEIVRTITELLSDPQIRENTLNILISIVRLSLASEMVRLVVEVLKDSKKDSNAKRLATLALEEVARKGGELPKDALAALIQALKESNIETKGHAASALGAIAQQGGELSKEALTALIQALKADDSEAKDYAARALGAITQQGDELSKEALAALIQAFKEGDIKTKGYAASVLGVIAKQGGELSREVLDVLIKTLKEGDGGTKVFAVGVLREIAKQGGELSKEALAILIQMLKEKEKAFLAANALEVIVKQGGELSKEALTALIQALKEGADWAKRFVARALEAIAKQGDELPKEALVAFIQALKEGDDWTKRSAANALKVIAKQGSELPKEALAAFAQVLKEGDDWTKGSVANALEAIAKQGGELPKEALAAFIQALKEGDDWTKGYAIRALEAIAKQGGGLPKEALAAFIQALKEGDSEAKNWAARILVEIAKRGDELSKEALAILIQVFKAGDAQAKDYAASSLEVIAKQGGELSKEALAAFIQVLKEGDDWTKGYAIRALEAIAKQGGGLPKEALAAFIQALKEGDSEAKNWAARILVEIAKRGDELSKEALAILIQVFKAGDAQAKDYAASSLEVIAKQGGELSKEALAALIQALKEGDDLAKCSSANALEAIAKQGGELPKEALAALIQALKEGTSRIEGYPASVLRIVAQQGGELPKEVLAALIYTLKEGDDLTKCSSANALEAIAKQGSELPKEALAALIHALKKGDSRIKDSAARVLGTILKQGGELSKEALPALIQALKEGDSRIKDSVARVLGTILKQGGELPKEALVALIQALKEGDSRIKDSVARVLGTILKQGGELPKEALVALIQALKEGDSRIKDSVARVLGTILKQGGELPKEALVALIQALKAGNNRAKDFAVRALVAIAKQGGELSKEALTALIQAHKEGDDLIKDSVVHALKAIIKQGGGLSKEALAAFVQALKEGDDWTKHSSANALEAVAKQGGELSKEALAALIQALKESDDWTKGSVARILVEIVTSGGELSKEALIALIQALKEGYSYGVAMALKKIDKNALLKMSSEAFTLIAEICFFTESTFSVRDQKFQISDKRITYACEERLALTYEEIRERLPTKLAAWRERLDKLSPRGNFQISTDRA